Proteins encoded in a region of the Methanobrevibacter millerae genome:
- the dtd gene encoding D-aminoacyl-tRNA deacylase, producing the protein MKLVIQRVANASVEVDNEIIGQIDKGLMVLVGFGQNDTAKEVDYLSKKLIKLRIFPDENGRMNKSVQDISGKLLLVPQFTLYGKTKKNRPSFHKALNPDDATKLFDYFVEKCSNDIEVETGEFGAYMKVNLINDGPVTILLEKDFSEDD; encoded by the coding sequence ATGAAATTGGTTATCCAGAGAGTTGCAAATGCAAGTGTTGAAGTGGATAATGAGATAATTGGCCAAATCGATAAGGGATTAATGGTTTTGGTAGGTTTTGGCCAGAATGATACAGCAAAAGAAGTAGACTATCTTTCTAAAAAGCTGATTAAGCTTCGAATATTTCCTGATGAAAACGGCCGTATGAATAAGTCAGTTCAGGATATTTCAGGAAAGTTATTATTGGTTCCGCAATTTACTTTATATGGTAAAACCAAGAAAAACAGACCTTCATTTCACAAGGCATTGAATCCTGATGATGCAACAAAACTATTTGATTATTTTGTTGAAAAATGCAGTAATGATATTGAAGTTGAAACCGGTGAGTTTGGAGCATATATGAAAGTTAATTTAATTAATGACGGTCCTGTCACAATACTTTTGGAGAAAGATTTTTCTGAGGATGATTAG
- a CDS encoding nitroreductase family protein — MEFDDLILKRRSIRKFTHDKVSKDQLNKILEAGLLAPTAMNRKPCNFLIVTNKDKLVELSEVKEHGSKFLKDADKAIVVTASTLEADTWIEDSSIALTFMHLMAANIGVGSCWIQMHLRKSSGGENSEKLVRDIVKIDEHYRIVGILALGIPDGDVKPHTLEDIDKNKVHFLF; from the coding sequence ATGGAATTTGATGATTTGATTTTAAAAAGAAGAAGCATCCGCAAGTTTACGCATGATAAAGTTAGCAAAGATCAGTTGAATAAAATTTTGGAAGCTGGCCTTTTGGCGCCAACAGCAATGAACAGAAAGCCATGTAACTTTTTAATTGTTACAAATAAGGATAAATTGGTAGAATTATCTGAAGTAAAGGAACATGGTTCTAAATTTTTAAAGGATGCTGATAAGGCTATTGTTGTAACAGCAAGCACCCTTGAAGCGGATACATGGATTGAAGACTCATCAATTGCATTGACGTTCATGCATCTTATGGCAGCAAACATCGGTGTTGGAAGCTGCTGGATTCAAATGCATCTTAGAAAATCATCCGGCGGCGAGAATTCAGAAAAATTAGTCCGTGATATAGTTAAAATTGATGAACATTATCGTATTGTTGGTATATTGGCTTTAGGTATTCCTGACGGTGATGTGAAACCCCATACTTTAGAGGATATTGATAAAAACAAAGTCCATTTCTTATTTTAA
- a CDS encoding Ig-like domain-containing protein, whose amino-acid sequence MVFLFIFGINIVSAADINENSTNVLASQNMDLIYSDVDGYDDVLADNSSKVSTEISVENVVTKAGSNITIPINVSSADGMPLNCNVTALLPDGTNQIVNIINGNGNVGYFIPEDYSGEYDFSIEFLGNENYLPSTATGLITIPPKIPVQIFIRDINAKPGENINIPIYVVPYYGLVFNGNIVVELPDGSTKILTITNGFGTVDWTVPMDYNGTFNVTASFEGNDTYLAANGTGFIFVSLDSPQSTQEGNQIQNNVNAMVDKNATGNPIMVLLMVLALLGINIKRKQ is encoded by the coding sequence TTGGTTTTTTTATTTATATTTGGTATAAATATTGTTAGTGCAGCAGATATAAATGAAAATTCAACAAATGTTTTAGCTTCTCAGAATATGGATCTAATTTATTCTGATGTTGATGGTTATGATGATGTTTTAGCAGATAATAGTAGTAAAGTATCAACAGAAATTTCAGTTGAAAATGTCGTAACAAAAGCTGGAAGTAATATTACCATTCCAATTAATGTTAGTAGTGCAGATGGTATGCCATTAAATTGTAACGTGACTGCGTTGTTACCTGATGGTACTAATCAGATTGTAAATATTATTAATGGAAATGGTAATGTTGGTTATTTTATTCCAGAAGATTATAGTGGGGAATATGATTTTTCCATTGAATTTTTAGGTAATGAAAATTATTTGCCTTCAACTGCTACAGGATTAATTACTATTCCTCCTAAAATCCCAGTTCAAATATTCATTAGAGATATCAATGCAAAACCTGGGGAAAATATAAATATTCCTATATATGTTGTTCCCTATTATGGATTAGTATTTAATGGAAATATTGTTGTGGAGTTGCCTGATGGTTCAACAAAGATTTTAACAATTACTAATGGTTTTGGAACTGTTGATTGGACAGTACCTATGGATTATAATGGGACATTTAATGTAACTGCATCATTTGAAGGAAACGATACATATTTGGCTGCTAATGGAACTGGTTTTATATTTGTCTCTCTTGATAGTCCACAATCCACTCAAGAAGGGAATCAAATTCAAAATAATGTTAATGCAATGGTTGACAAGAATGCTACAGGTAATCCAATAATGGTTTTACTTATGGTTCTTGCGCTTTTAGGAATTAATATTAAACGTAAACAATAA
- a CDS encoding transposase: MVKRKFDKNQTKLGINTLDWNVPKDHISRFVVDFIEDVFPLLEIDEPKKKKRREPLPLDSMLKLLVYAKIQHIDRTSIIADMARYHDIFRFVCDDIRPSERSIQRYRREYGRYFEVLLQMTLKKAFDEGFTEFNHVAIDGTIKKAYNSNNNTISKKETKILVDYYEGRPVSPESLEKLHKPAQRILEKKDMSDEDKLELLYGIETQFTFTGQDRIPVNDIEARFMKGKKGNYMVAYNIQSAVDYDTKLICAINVTQSPTDHYELPAIAKKAIQNVNTKPKYISADTIYLNQISLSYLADEKIEGLIPTRKQSKEKIGKLNENPYHKDHFEYDYEQDAFKCPENQYLHFYAKYTEPHKDSKKPDKVKRIYNNYNACKNCNARTKCCASSQTHKTITEYGSELQKAMNHKMEKQKYKDEYAKRSSVEGPFGIFKEQFQIEKEVVVGMIKTEERINLDALAYNLIRLYNIKQEIENTTEDLEDFCESTSIKNQLQLTATIF; the protein is encoded by the coding sequence ATGGTTAAAAGAAAATTTGACAAGAATCAGACAAAATTAGGCATTAATACATTAGATTGGAATGTTCCGAAGGATCATATTTCTCGTTTTGTCGTTGATTTTATTGAAGATGTTTTTCCTCTTTTGGAAATTGATGAACCTAAGAAAAAGAAAAGAAGAGAGCCTTTACCTCTAGATTCAATGTTAAAATTGCTTGTTTATGCTAAAATCCAGCATATTGATAGAACATCCATAATTGCGGACATGGCAAGGTACCATGATATTTTTAGGTTCGTTTGTGACGATATTAGACCATCTGAACGTTCAATTCAAAGGTATCGAAGAGAATACGGTCGTTATTTCGAAGTATTATTACAAATGACATTGAAAAAGGCATTTGATGAAGGTTTTACGGAATTTAATCACGTTGCTATTGATGGAACCATCAAAAAAGCATATAATTCCAACAACAACACAATCTCCAAAAAAGAAACCAAAATATTAGTTGATTACTACGAAGGACGCCCAGTTAGTCCTGAAAGCCTTGAAAAACTCCATAAACCTGCCCAAAGAATATTGGAAAAAAAGGACATGAGTGATGAAGATAAATTAGAACTATTGTATGGAATAGAAACACAATTCACATTCACAGGACAAGATAGAATACCAGTAAACGATATTGAAGCACGTTTTATGAAAGGAAAGAAAGGAAATTACATGGTTGCCTACAATATCCAATCTGCAGTCGATTACGACACCAAACTAATCTGCGCAATAAACGTCACACAAAGCCCAACAGACCATTATGAACTACCAGCAATCGCTAAAAAAGCAATACAAAACGTAAACACCAAACCAAAATACATAAGCGCAGATACAATATATTTAAATCAAATATCACTATCATACCTAGCAGATGAAAAAATAGAAGGATTAATACCAACAAGAAAACAATCAAAAGAAAAAATAGGAAAATTAAACGAAAATCCATACCATAAAGACCACTTTGAATACGATTATGAACAAGATGCATTTAAATGCCCAGAAAACCAATACTTACATTTCTACGCGAAATACACAGAACCACACAAAGATTCAAAAAAACCAGACAAAGTAAAAAGGATATACAACAATTACAATGCATGTAAAAACTGTAATGCACGAACAAAATGCTGTGCATCCTCACAAACACACAAAACAATCACAGAATACGGTTCAGAATTACAAAAAGCAATGAACCACAAAATGGAAAAACAAAAATATAAAGACGAATACGCAAAAAGATCAAGCGTTGAAGGACCATTCGGAATATTCAAAGAACAATTCCAAATAGAAAAAGAAGTAGTCGTCGGAATGATAAAAACAGAAGAAAGAATAAACCTAGATGCATTAGCATACAATCTAATCAGATTATACAACATAAAACAAGAAATAGAAAATACAACGGAAGATTTAGAAGATTTCTGTGAAAGTACATCCATTAAAAATCAATTACAACTCACAGCAACCATATTCTAA
- a CDS encoding MarR family winged helix-turn-helix transcriptional regulator — MEDESFQAINENSPLIAWIHNISLNQQKYIKSKIKDYDFGHDVRYLMYIHDNPKCSQENLVTMFCQSKGNVAKIIKKFEDDGYIKREINPQNRRKYMLTTTDKANDLVPKFRQISKDWEMEVGLTDNDYELRKRLREIAINGMNLTKEGV, encoded by the coding sequence ATGGAAGATGAAAGTTTTCAGGCAATCAATGAAAATTCTCCATTAATTGCCTGGATTCATAATATTTCTCTAAATCAACAGAAATACATAAAATCAAAGATTAAAGATTATGATTTTGGCCATGATGTCCGCTATCTGATGTATATTCATGACAATCCGAAGTGTTCTCAGGAAAATCTGGTCACCATGTTTTGCCAAAGCAAGGGCAATGTCGCTAAAATCATTAAAAAATTCGAGGATGACGGATATATAAAAAGGGAGATCAATCCTCAAAACAGGCGAAAATACATGTTAACGACAACAGATAAGGCAAATGATCTGGTTCCAAAGTTCAGGCAGATTTCCAAGGATTGGGAAATGGAAGTTGGCTTGACAGATAATGATTATGAACTAAGAAAAAGATTGAGAGAAATTGCCATTAATGGAATGAATCTTACTAAAGAGGGTGTTTAA
- a CDS encoding MFS transporter, with protein MKIEFETYVVFIAAITSFFGVFLSNGIIIGVPAIANDFAMNNVIQNWIPTIFFLAMAVFTVPAGQISGKFGVKKSLLVGVIIFLIGSVGAVLSFSTESFMLFRVIQGASVALVNVSGMAMVVAAVKPQNRGKALGFTVTGIYLATSLSPVICGFLVYNLGWRSIFYAVIPFLVLCIILMIVKVPQDWKTYEHDSIDKVGSLLYAVGILLFIYGFTNLVNQTGIIFTVVGIIFLVIFAAWELRQTSPVFNMNLFKNMKFTSSNIAALCSYLAIMVVTTILNYHFQYVKGWNAQMAGLILIVTPIIMAIIAPNSGKLSDRIHPQKLAAIGMAIATIALLILTFLTKETPVYVVVVAMILQGVGMGLFSSPNMNAIMSSVPPKDAPTASASQATMRTIGQTMSLGMLTLIFAWVMGSLPLSTEYAGLIVQSSQIICGICTAACLVSIFASLVGIKSKDEFNTKRPN; from the coding sequence ATGAAAATTGAATTTGAGACGTATGTAGTTTTTATTGCTGCTATAACTTCATTTTTTGGAGTGTTTTTATCAAATGGTATTATAATTGGTGTTCCGGCAATTGCTAATGATTTTGCAATGAATAATGTTATTCAAAACTGGATTCCTACAATATTTTTCCTGGCAATGGCTGTCTTTACGGTTCCGGCAGGTCAGATATCAGGTAAGTTCGGTGTCAAAAAGTCATTGCTCGTTGGGGTTATCATATTTTTAATAGGTTCTGTTGGTGCGGTCTTGTCCTTTTCAACTGAATCATTTATGCTTTTTAGGGTAATTCAGGGAGCAAGCGTTGCATTGGTCAATGTATCTGGAATGGCTATGGTTGTTGCTGCGGTCAAACCTCAAAACCGGGGAAAGGCTTTAGGCTTTACCGTGACAGGAATTTATCTTGCAACTTCACTTTCTCCGGTAATCTGCGGATTTTTGGTTTATAATCTGGGTTGGAGATCAATATTTTATGCTGTTATTCCTTTCCTGGTATTATGTATTATATTGATGATTGTAAAAGTTCCTCAGGATTGGAAGACCTATGAGCATGACAGTATAGATAAAGTCGGTTCTCTTTTGTATGCTGTTGGAATTTTGCTTTTCATTTACGGATTCACCAACTTGGTTAACCAAACTGGTATTATATTTACCGTTGTAGGCATTATCTTTCTTGTAATATTTGCTGCATGGGAGCTAAGACAGACTTCTCCAGTATTCAACATGAATCTCTTTAAGAATATGAAGTTCACTTCATCCAATATTGCAGCATTATGCAGTTATCTGGCGATTATGGTTGTAACAACAATTCTTAATTATCATTTCCAGTATGTGAAAGGATGGAATGCTCAAATGGCAGGATTGATATTGATTGTAACTCCAATCATCATGGCTATTATCGCACCGAATTCAGGTAAGCTTTCAGACAGGATTCATCCGCAGAAGCTGGCTGCAATAGGTATGGCAATAGCTACAATAGCTCTTTTAATATTGACATTCCTTACAAAAGAGACTCCGGTTTATGTGGTGGTTGTTGCAATGATTCTTCAGGGTGTAGGTATGGGACTTTTCTCAAGCCCGAACATGAATGCTATCATGAGTTCAGTTCCTCCAAAGGACGCTCCGACTGCTTCAGCCTCACAGGCAACCATGAGGACAATCGGTCAGACAATGAGTCTGGGCATGCTTACTTTGATATTTGCCTGGGTAATGGGAAGTCTGCCATTATCAACCGAATATGCCGGCTTAATTGTCCAGTCTTCACAAATTATATGCGGAATCTGTACAGCAGCATGTCTTGTATCCATATTTGCATCATTGGTTGGAATCAAGTCCAAGGATGAGTTCAATACAAAAAGACCGAATTAG
- a CDS encoding Na+/H+ antiporter NhaC family protein — protein sequence MNLNHNAKLGLVTAIAIIGLFVLSLIITQMPEGDNSVRFGILTLLPPLVAIALAFITKETVLSLFVGVFVGEFMLCVTDLNIVSSAVNAFLGIGQQVISCMADPWNAGIILQCLLIGGVIQLITKMGGAQALANTFSKRANTPRKAQLITWFLGLCVFFDDYANSLIIGPIMRPVMDKLKVSREKLAFIVDATAAPIAGLAIISTWIGLEISLIASGFQSIGMTNVTGFGIFLQTIPYRFYNIFILIFIVISALTLYEFGPMKDAEKKARKRKTGEKVIEPSAPGFDEVKPVEGIKLSIWNAIIPIGTLIIGALIAFYWSGYTAILGGEDQALIHLMHTAPLSFNGIFEALAASDASVALFQAALLASIVAIVMAVAQKILTIEDAISEWIGGMKTIVITGVILLLAWSLGAVIGEVGTADYLVGVLKGAIPAFILPSLIFILGALISFATGTAYGTMSILMPLAIPLAWAVCPDMTFTIVCTSGVLTGAIFGDHCSPISDTTILSSMGSSCNHINHVQTQIYYALFVAAVAILIGYIPAGLGVPWFISIPIATVVLFFGLRIFGEKVDFDEVDSEETT from the coding sequence ATGAATTTAAATCACAATGCGAAATTAGGTTTAGTAACGGCTATTGCTATTATCGGATTATTTGTGTTGTCTTTAATTATTACACAGATGCCAGAAGGAGATAATTCTGTTCGTTTTGGAATTTTAACATTATTACCTCCTCTTGTTGCGATAGCATTGGCTTTTATTACTAAAGAAACTGTTCTATCGTTGTTTGTTGGTGTTTTTGTTGGAGAGTTTATGCTATGTGTAACTGATTTGAACATTGTTTCATCTGCAGTCAATGCATTTTTAGGAATTGGTCAGCAGGTTATTTCATGTATGGCTGATCCATGGAATGCAGGTATTATCCTTCAATGTTTACTTATTGGTGGTGTAATACAGTTAATCACTAAAATGGGTGGTGCACAGGCATTGGCAAATACTTTTTCCAAACGTGCAAACACACCTCGTAAAGCTCAACTTATTACATGGTTTTTAGGATTATGTGTTTTCTTTGATGATTACGCTAATTCATTGATTATTGGTCCTATCATGAGGCCTGTTATGGATAAACTCAAAGTTTCAAGAGAAAAATTGGCATTTATTGTTGATGCAACCGCAGCTCCTATTGCAGGTCTTGCTATTATTTCTACCTGGATCGGTTTGGAAATTAGTTTGATTGCATCAGGATTCCAGTCAATCGGTATGACAAACGTTACAGGTTTTGGAATATTCTTGCAGACAATCCCATACAGGTTCTATAACATATTCATTTTAATATTCATTGTTATTTCAGCATTGACATTATATGAATTCGGACCGATGAAAGATGCAGAGAAAAAAGCTCGTAAAAGAAAAACCGGTGAAAAGGTCATTGAACCTTCAGCACCAGGATTTGATGAAGTCAAACCTGTTGAAGGCATTAAGTTATCTATCTGGAATGCAATCATTCCTATCGGAACATTGATTATCGGTGCATTGATTGCATTTTACTGGAGCGGATACACTGCAATATTGGGTGGAGAGGACCAGGCTTTAATCCATCTGATGCACACTGCTCCATTATCATTTAACGGTATTTTTGAAGCACTTGCAGCATCTGACGCTTCTGTTGCTTTATTCCAAGCAGCATTACTTGCATCTATTGTAGCTATTGTAATGGCAGTCGCTCAAAAAATATTAACTATTGAAGATGCCATATCCGAATGGATTGGAGGTATGAAAACAATAGTTATCACCGGTGTAATATTGCTTCTTGCATGGTCATTAGGTGCAGTAATCGGTGAAGTCGGAACAGCAGACTATCTTGTTGGAGTCCTAAAAGGTGCTATTCCAGCATTCATATTGCCAAGTTTAATCTTCATATTAGGTGCACTGATTTCATTTGCAACAGGTACAGCATACGGTACAATGAGTATTTTGATGCCATTAGCCATTCCTCTTGCATGGGCAGTCTGTCCGGACATGACATTCACTATTGTATGTACCAGTGGAGTACTCACTGGAGCAATCTTCGGGGATCACTGTTCACCTATTTCAGATACAACAATTCTCTCGTCCATGGGATCCAGCTGTAACCATATTAATCACGTTCAAACGCAAATTTACTATGCATTGTTCGTTGCAGCCGTAGCTATTCTTATAGGATACATCCCTGCTGGTCTAGGTGTTCCTTGGTTTATTTCAATCCCAATTGCAACAGTTGTATTGTTCTTTGGATTAAGAATATTCGGTGAAAAAGTTGATTTCGATGAGGTAGATTCTGAAGAAACTACATGA
- a CDS encoding amidohydrolase family protein: protein MQKVINSHCHIYPEKIASKAVEGIKNFYDLNMSLNGRTDDLIKDGSKVGVVHYLVHSVATTPKQVKSINEFISYEVKSHNGLFTGFGTLHPDSDDIEGDFNYLCDLGLKGVKLHPDFQLFALNEKKAFDLGEVIAAGDVPLLIHCGDFRYNYSNPEQLIPFLDNFPELTVIGAHFAGWSMWEDATRQLAGRQNLYVDLSSSLYALSAETANELIHAYGTDKVLWGTDYPMWDSVSEMEYFNRIDLTDEERSMILYENAAKLLKLE from the coding sequence ATGCAGAAAGTAATCAATTCACATTGTCATATATATCCTGAAAAAATAGCATCAAAAGCTGTTGAAGGAATAAAAAATTTTTATGATTTAAACATGTCTTTAAACGGCAGGACTGATGATTTGATAAAAGATGGTAGTAAAGTAGGTGTTGTTCATTATCTAGTTCATTCCGTTGCAACCACACCTAAACAGGTAAAATCCATCAATGAATTCATTAGTTATGAAGTAAAATCACACAATGGATTGTTCACAGGTTTTGGAACTCTGCATCCAGACAGTGATGATATCGAAGGTGACTTTAATTATTTGTGTGACTTGGGCCTTAAGGGCGTTAAGCTCCATCCTGATTTTCAGCTATTTGCATTAAATGAAAAAAAGGCTTTTGATTTAGGTGAGGTAATAGCTGCAGGCGATGTTCCATTATTGATACATTGTGGTGATTTCAGATACAATTATTCCAATCCAGAACAATTAATTCCATTTTTGGATAATTTTCCTGAGTTAACTGTAATTGGTGCCCATTTTGCGGGATGGAGCATGTGGGAAGATGCGACAAGACAGCTGGCAGGCAGACAAAATCTATATGTTGATTTAAGCTCAAGTCTATATGCACTATCTGCTGAAACTGCAAATGAACTGATTCATGCATATGGAACAGATAAGGTTTTATGGGGAACAGACTATCCGATGTGGGATTCGGTTTCTGAAATGGAATACTTTAACAGGATTGATTTAACAGATGAAGAAAGATCAATGATTCTATATGAAAATGCTGCAAAGCTCCTTAAATTAGAATAG
- the bsh gene encoding choloylglycine hydrolase, which produces MCTASNYITKKHYFGRNFDYEISYNEKVTIAPRNYKFDFKLIDSIDSHYAMIGVAAGVDAYPLYYDACNENGLSIAGLNFAGNAKYLDEKKGMINITPFEFIPYLLGNFSTVTEVKEALKNINLVNINFSDELPLSPLHWMISDESGAIVVEPMEDGLKVYDNPVGVLTNNPPFDKQMFSLNDYRSLSNKNPENTFSDSFDLDEYSRGMGAIGLPGDLSSSSRFAKVAFTRANSYSGDSEEESVSQFFHILGSVEQQNGCTFIADPDLYEYTIYTSCYNTADSVLYYRTYNNSQITAVKLMSEDLDSGDLIHYKLITDEQISFIN; this is translated from the coding sequence ATGTGTACTGCCAGTAATTATATAACAAAAAAACATTATTTTGGCCGAAACTTCGACTATGAAATTTCATACAATGAAAAGGTAACGATTGCTCCGCGAAATTATAAGTTTGATTTCAAGCTGATTGACAGCATCGATTCACATTATGCAATGATTGGCGTAGCTGCAGGAGTAGATGCATATCCTCTATATTATGATGCCTGTAATGAAAATGGCCTTTCAATAGCCGGTTTGAACTTTGCTGGAAATGCGAAATACTTGGATGAAAAGAAAGGTATGATAAACATCACTCCATTTGAATTCATTCCATATCTATTGGGAAATTTCTCAACAGTCACAGAAGTAAAGGAAGCATTGAAAAATATTAATCTTGTCAACATTAATTTTTCAGACGAATTGCCGTTATCTCCGCTTCACTGGATGATATCTGATGAAAGCGGAGCTATAGTTGTTGAACCTATGGAAGATGGGCTTAAGGTATATGATAATCCTGTTGGTGTTTTAACCAACAATCCTCCATTCGATAAGCAAATGTTCTCATTAAATGATTACAGAAGCCTGTCCAATAAAAATCCTGAAAATACATTTTCAGATTCCTTTGATTTGGATGAATATTCTAGAGGAATGGGTGCAATAGGCCTGCCTGGAGACTTGTCATCTTCATCCAGATTTGCAAAGGTTGCATTTACAAGGGCAAATTCCTATTCTGGTGACAGTGAAGAGGAAAGTGTTTCCCAGTTTTTCCATATTTTAGGATCTGTCGAACAGCAAAACGGCTGCACATTCATCGCAGATCCTGATTTGTATGAATATACAATCTACACTTCATGCTACAATACTGCTGATTCTGTTCTCTATTACAGAACATATAACAACAGTCAGATTACAGCCGTAAAACTGATGAGTGAGGATTTGGATTCGGGTGATTTGATTCATTATAAACTAATCACTGATGAGCAGATTTCATTCATTAATTAA
- a CDS encoding toxic anion resistance protein encodes MAEFSLNIDEIENEVNDTLKKEQVKLENSNLKSQAENNAVAIFDADLNNPTERENIMKPLEDFGLNDMARSSQRNKLLSTRFIDLEKGGTESENIGDKLSELNLQMKDLDPSKVDFTKKGVFGDLFNPVRKYFSRYQKAETAISQIIASLDNSSKVLQNDNTTLVAEENYLREVTKKLMADIELGKQMDESIEMQIQKAEIDGVDPEKISFVKEEVLFPLRQRIMDMQQMIVINQQGIVSLNVIRRNNKELIRGVHRAKNVTVTALRTGVMVASALYDQKIVMDKINILNETTGNIIESTSHMLREQGAEIQKSSAEAMIDPQILQNSFAEALQAIEEVSNYKQQSLPKMKETIMMFSNMADEGQKVVDKLETGNKDLIE; translated from the coding sequence ATGGCTGAATTTTCACTTAACATTGATGAAATAGAAAATGAAGTAAATGATACTCTTAAGAAAGAACAGGTAAAACTGGAAAATTCAAATCTTAAAAGCCAGGCTGAAAATAATGCTGTTGCTATATTTGATGCTGATTTAAACAATCCTACTGAAAGGGAAAATATCATGAAGCCTTTAGAGGATTTTGGTTTAAATGATATGGCAAGATCTTCACAAAGAAATAAACTCTTAAGTACCCGTTTCATTGATTTGGAAAAAGGAGGAACTGAATCTGAAAATATTGGTGATAAATTATCAGAACTTAATCTTCAAATGAAGGATTTGGATCCAAGCAAAGTGGATTTCACTAAAAAAGGTGTTTTCGGAGATCTCTTCAATCCGGTCAGAAAATACTTCTCAAGATATCAAAAAGCTGAAACAGCTATTTCCCAGATTATTGCTTCACTTGACAACAGCAGTAAAGTACTTCAAAATGACAATACAACCCTTGTTGCAGAAGAGAATTATTTAAGGGAAGTTACAAAAAAACTCATGGCAGATATTGAACTTGGAAAACAGATGGATGAATCAATTGAAATGCAAATACAAAAGGCAGAAATTGACGGCGTTGACCCGGAAAAGATATCATTTGTAAAAGAAGAAGTTCTCTTCCCGTTAAGGCAAAGAATCATGGACATGCAGCAGATGATTGTAATCAACCAGCAGGGTATAGTTTCTTTAAATGTAATTAGAAGAAACAATAAGGAACTGATTCGCGGAGTGCACCGTGCAAAAAATGTAACTGTAACTGCATTAAGAACTGGAGTAATGGTTGCAAGCGCATTGTACGATCAAAAGATTGTAATGGATAAAATCAACATCCTGAATGAGACAACTGGAAATATCATAGAATCCACATCTCACATGCTTCGCGAACAGGGTGCTGAAATTCAAAAGTCCAGTGCTGAAGCAATGATAGATCCTCAAATTCTTCAAAATTCATTTGCAGAAGCTCTTCAAGCTATTGAGGAAGTAAGCAATTACAAACAACAGTCCCTTCCTAAAATGAAAGAGACAATAATGATGTTCAGTAACATGGCTGATGAAGGTCAGAAAGTTGTAGACAAGCTTGAAACCGGAAACAAGGACTTGATTGAATAA
- a CDS encoding zinc ribbon domain-containing protein, which produces MKCYNCGFENEYGATFCKECGVNLEMEGKKDSKKHDDVLNDKFKVVKKRQSYPIPSENSIKAKLMYKHDERTGELRLAKTKCATIVVFSAFFIFSFAISLFTQNIVVALFVGLIFGIVFAIPTFIVGHVLGRVIDRIFH; this is translated from the coding sequence ATGAAATGCTATAATTGCGGATTTGAAAACGAGTATGGCGCTACATTCTGCAAGGAATGTGGTGTAAATCTTGAAATGGAAGGTAAAAAAGATTCCAAAAAACATGATGATGTTTTAAATGATAAGTTTAAGGTTGTTAAAAAGAGACAGTCTTATCCTATACCTTCTGAAAATTCTATTAAAGCTAAATTAATGTATAAGCATGATGAACGTACTGGTGAGTTAAGGCTTGCTAAGACAAAATGCGCAACTATTGTAGTGTTCAGTGCATTTTTCATTTTTTCCTTTGCAATATCTTTGTTTACTCAAAATATTGTTGTTGCATTATTTGTTGGTTTAATCTTTGGAATAGTATTTGCAATTCCAACATTCATTGTTGGTCATGTTTTAGGTAGAGTCATTGATAGAATTTTCCATTAA